The sequence CCGTGTCCGGAGTAGATCTCGATCAACCGCTGTCGTTCCGGATCATGCTGCATCCGACTCGTCTGGATACTCCAGTTCGCAAGCGGCGGGTGGTGGAGCCCCCACGAAGTTCCATGCGGAATGACCTGGCTTTCGAATCCCCACTGGGTGAGCTTTTCGAAGAGCGTGGCGGGGTCGGCGGCGAATTCCCGGCAATCCGGTGGAAGGGACCGCACGTCGACGCCATCGGGACAAGCTTGGACACCGGCCGTTTCGGAAAGGAACTCGCCCATGGCGACATAGTCGCTTACATGATCCGGGTCGATGGACCGGCCCAGTTGGGTGAGCAGACTTGCGGCGGGGCCCTGGACGAGCGACGCGATGGATGAGAGCGCACCCAGCCCGGAGGCCGGAATGGGGCGGGTCGGCGTCTTCTCATCCGCCGTATCAAGGAGCACAACGTTCTTGTGTCCATAATCTTCTTCCGGCGTATTGCCTATTTGGGACCACTCCCACCCCAGATAGCTCACCATGTCCGGGTCCGACCCATTCCCGCCTGTGGAGTCGTTGCACGCCCGGATGGCCTGCTTCGTGTCCTTCCATTGCGCAGGGGTGACGAATTCGGCGTGGTCGTTGATGCTCCAGAAATCCAGTTGAGAGCAGAATCGCGCGAAATTGCACGCTTGCGTCGGAGGACTCACCCCCCCACCGCCGACCGCAGGCAGGGACCAGAGGAATGCGTCCAGAGAAAAAGTTGTATGCGCATGAAGATCGCCGAACAAGATTTGTTTTCCTTCCGGGCCGGTGGGGCCCTTCCGCGCCGATCCCGTCTTTTCCTCGCACGCCCAGAGGAAAACAACCGCCACCGACAACACAACTCCGATCCTAATCCGCATGGTTCGCCGTTCCACGTTCACGATTCCGGCGCGCTTTCGCCGGTTCGGCCAGGGTTTCCTCGGGCCTCCGATGAATGGGCTGCTTCTCGCGGTGTGGCACCGGAATGTCTCGTTACTTCGCCTGAGCCTGCTCGGATCGTGATCGCACGATTTGACCGAGGCGGCTGTTCGCGGCCACGGCCCGCTGGGGAAAGAGTGCCCGCACCCACATGGCAAATCGCACCCAGGGATGCGGGAGGAGAAGGAACCGGTTCTTGCGAATGGCCTTCACGATCTTCGCCGCCACCGCCTCCGGTGGAATCCCACGGTCCAGCACCTGTTTTCCAATCTGTTTCATTGTGGCCTGCTCCGGTGCCGAGCCGGCATACCGGGCGGCTTTGAAAATCGGCGTGTTTACGAATGCGGGACAGACCACCGTCACCCCAACTCCCGTCCCGTGGAGGTCCGCCGCAAGGGTTTCGGCCAGACCGACGACGGCAAACTTGGTTACGTTGTACGCGATAAGCATGCTCGGCGCGAGAAGGCCCGCCGCCGAAGCAAGGTGGACCAAGTGTCCGCTCTTTCTTTCGAGCATGTGGGGCAGCAGGGACCGCACGGTGTAGATATGGGCCCAGACGTTGATGTTCATGATCCATCGCCAGTCTTCAAGCGGGAGATCCTCAATCCGTCCGTTGACGGCCACACCCGCGTTGTTGACCAGCACGTCCACCTTCCCGAAATGTTTCAAAGCGGCCTGGCACATCCCCTCGGCCTGCTCCTGAACCGACACGTCGGCCACGAGCGCCAAGGTCCGGCGACCCATGGCCTGGATCTCCTTCTCGACGGACTCCAGGGACTCCCGGCGGATGTCGTTCAATACGAGGTGGCAACCGGCGCGAGCCAACTCCAAAGCGGTGGCGCGTCCGATCCCGCTCCCGGCGCCCGTGACCAACGCAATGCTGTCTGTAAGATTATTCATGAAAAGTGCGGCATGACCTTCTCCGCGAATGTCTTAAGCGATTCCGCGATCAGTTCATGAGGCACGGTCCCCATCTGCATCACCATGATCAATTCGTCCACCCCTGCTTTCTGGAATCGGGCGATCGTCTCCCGCGCCGCCGCCGGATCGCCGACGATCGCCGCAACGGTCGATCCCTCCGCATTTCGGAACTTCATCGCCTCCTCCAATTCCTCCGGCGGGAGGAAATCGCGCGCCACCTCCAGGTAGCCGAGAGGCCGGGTACCGGCAAAATAGTAGCGGGCCATGCTCTCCGCGAAGAAGCGGGCGCCGCGGAACCCGTACTCGCAGGCCTTCCTGTCGTCATCCAACACAAGCGTCGGCGGCGTGGACGCGAAGTGGTTGTTCTTCATGTAGCCGTTGGTCTTGGCCGAGGCGACCGCTTTCTTGTAGTTGCGGACTTTGTCCACCAGGGATTCGTCGTTCCCGACCGCGAAATTCAGCGCCCCTATCCCGAGAGCGCCCACGGCCTCGGCGGAATCCGGCTTGGAGCACGCGGCAAACATCGGGGGATGCGGTTTCTGAACCGGTTTCGGAATCACCTGCGTGCGCGGGACGTTGAAGTGGCGACCCTTCCACTCGAAGACGTCGCTCTGCCACATCTTCGGGATCATTTCGATGGCCTCGAGCCACTGATCGTGCAGTTT comes from Nitrospirota bacterium and encodes:
- a CDS encoding SDR family oxidoreductase — translated: MNNLTDSIALVTGAGSGIGRATALELARAGCHLVLNDIRRESLESVEKEIQAMGRRTLALVADVSVQEQAEGMCQAALKHFGKVDVLVNNAGVAVNGRIEDLPLEDWRWIMNINVWAHIYTVRSLLPHMLERKSGHLVHLASAAGLLAPSMLIAYNVTKFAVVGLAETLAADLHGTGVGVTVVCPAFVNTPIFKAARYAGSAPEQATMKQIGKQVLDRGIPPEAVAAKIVKAIRKNRFLLLPHPWVRFAMWVRALFPQRAVAANSRLGQIVRSRSEQAQAK
- a CDS encoding LLM class flavin-dependent oxidoreductase; translation: MKFSIFFEMQMSKPTRESERETFLRCVDQAVLADELGYHCVWEVEHHGLLEYSHSSAPEIFLSFVAARTKRIRLGHGVTLTPFRYNHPIRIAERIATLDILSGGRVNWGSGKSSSLVEQMAFENDIPKLHDQWLEAIEMIPKMWQSDVFEWKGRHFNVPRTQVIPKPVQKPHPPMFAACSKPDSAEAVGALGIGALNFAVGNDESLVDKVRNYKKAVASAKTNGYMKNNHFASTPPTLVLDDDRKACEYGFRGARFFAESMARYYFAGTRPLGYLEVARDFLPPEELEEAMKFRNAEGSTVAAIVGDPAAARETIARFQKAGVDELIMVMQMGTVPHELIAESLKTFAEKVMPHFS